The following is a genomic window from Opitutus sp. GAS368.
CGCAGCACGAAGCCCGCGCCGAATTCGAACTCCGGCCCGGCCGCATGGGAGACCGGCGCCTGCCGCTGCACGAGCTGCTCGACGGCGCCTTCGCCGCTGGCCAGCGCCAGCTGGAGGTGTTCCACGCCCGGCTGGCCGAAGGTGATGAGGTAATGCGCGACGCGGTCGGCCGACTTCGTCATGAGCGCGGCGGTGTAGATGACCGGCAGGTGCTCCGGGGCGACGCGCGCGAGATGGGCGAACTGCCCGACCGTGCCGAGGCTGCCGGTGGTGCGCAGCAATTCCGAAAGTTGCACCCAGTTGAGCCGCCGGCCGAGCGTCAGGACATCAAGGTAGAAATCCTCCAGCTCGCCCATCTGGCCGGTGCGCACGGCGGTCTCGGCCAAGGCACGCACTTCGCGCTGGAGGCCCGACGAGAGATGCTCGGTCTGCCAGAGGTAGGCCGTGAGCAGGATGACGGCCTCCAGCGGCTGGCCGCCGGGCCGGTTGGCGGGCACGAAGCGCTGCGTGGAGCCCAGCTCGGCCGTCTGCAGGACGGTCTGCACGCCCGGCAGCCGGGAGACCCCGAGGTAGCGGCGGAGATTCTCGCGCGCCTGCTGGGTCGCCATGAAGGTCAGCACCGGCTGCGAATCGGCGGACGCCGCCGCGCTGCGGCTGCCGAGCAGCGGTTCGAGGGCGATGTCCCAGCCGCCCCACGGCATCATCTCGCGGTGTTTCCGCGCAAAGTCCTCGTAAATGGTGCCGAGCGGGCCGGCGCCGGGGTCACCCACCTTGCGGGCCGTCTCGAGCACCAGGGCCGCGGGACCCGGTTTGTCGAGTTCGAGCAGTTCGCGGCCGAAACCGGCCACGCTCTGGGTCTCGCGGCCGGCCTCGCGCAGCAGGGCGGTGTTGAGCGACTTGACGTTCACCGGCAGAAGCCAGGCCAGGGCCAGCAAGCCCGCACCCAAGGCCAACCAAAGTTGCCATAAGGCAGAGCGGGCGCCGGCAGCGGAGTCGGGCGGAGTCACGGGTCGATGCATAACAGCTTGGCAGACGGAAACAAATTTATTTGCGGCCCCCTTGCCGGGGGAAATAGCGTGGACGTCTACCCAAGACCCATGGTGCTGAAAATAGTTCACTTCAATGAGCCCATCCTGCGCAAAAAAGGCGCGAAAGTGACGGCGTTCAACGCCGCGCTCGCCAAGCTGGCGGCCGACATGGTGGAGACCATGCACGCGGCGGAGGGCATCGGGCTCGCGGCCCAGCAGGTCGGCCAAGCCATCCAGCTCTGCGTCATCGACCTCCGGCCCGCCGAGGCGGAGTTTGCCTGGGAATATGACGGCGCCCGGCCACCCCTGGAAATTTTCATGCCGCTGGCCCTGGTGAACCCCGAGGTGACCGTCGTGCCGAAGCCCGAGACCGTCTACGAGGAGGGCTGCCTGTCCTTTCCCCAGATCCGCGGCGACGTGGTGCGGCCGGACGAGATCACGGTCAAGTTCCAGGACCCCGCCGGCCAGGCCCACGTGCTGCGCTGCACCGGCCTGCTCTCGCGCTGCGTGCAGCACGAGGTCGACCACCTCAACGGGATCCTCTACATCGACCGGATGGCCAAAGACGTGCTCGCTGTCATCGACCCGGAATTGAAAGCGCTCAAGAAACAGACCCGCGAGGCGGCGAAGAAGTGAAGGTCCCCGGGGCCTTTGAGCAACCAACACCAACGCATCATGCCCACGATTTCCTCCCTCCCTTGTAGGAGCCTGCTTGCAGGCGATGCGGGATGTCTGACAATGGATCTAGTGCGGAATCGCCTGCAAGCAGGCTCCTACATCCCAGCCAAGCCGAAGCACCTGTCAGCCGTCCTGTCCGCCATCGGCTTGGCGACGGCGGAAGGCTCGGCGCAGGCTGAAGCTCCGGGGTATCATACCCAAAGAGAATGAAGAGCGATGGTGAAAGTGAGAGTGGCCAAAATCACCAATTCCTTCACCTTACCGTAGCTTCCCACCCGCTCACACTCACTTTCACTTTCCCCTCATGACGCCCCGCTCCATCGCCACCCGCACGGGGGACGACGGCACCACTTCCCTGCTCTACGGCCAGCGGGTGCCCAAGGACCACCCGCAGATCGCGGCGGTCGGCGCACTCGACGAACTGAACGCCGCGCTCGGCTTTGCCAAGGCCACCCGCCCCGCCGGCGGCAGCCCGGCCGAGCTCGAGCGCATCCAGCAGGAACTCGTCGCCTTCATGGGCGAGGTCGCCTGCGCCGAGGCCAACGCCGCGCGCTACGACGAATCGAAATTCGCGAAGATCGACGCCGCGGCCCTCGCCCGGATCGACGCCGCCGTGGCCGCCATCGAGGCCCGCTCGCCAAAATTCGACGGCTGGGCCACGCCCGGCGCCAACCTGCACGCCGCCGCGCTCGACCTGGCCCGCACCGCGGCCCGCCGCGCCGAGCGGCAGTTGATCGGCTTGCCGAAGCAGGGCCGCAGCGTGCGGCCGGTGCTGCTGCAATACCTGAACCGGTTGTCCGACCTGCTCTGGCTCATGGGCCGGGAAGCGGAGGGTTGACGCCCCTACACACCCCGCCCCTTGGGCACCCCTCTTCATGGAGGGGACTGCGGCCGCATAGACTTGAATCCCCTCTATGAAGAGAGGTGGTGCGCAGCGCCGGGGTGTGTCGACGCATACAGCATACCTCGCGCTTGTCATCACCACCCCCGCCCGTCTTAAGTAACCTCATGCGCACCGCCGCCATCGTCCTCATCCTGCTCGCGCTGGGCTACCGCCTGCTGCCGACCTTGGACATGACCTGGGCGAATTTCCCGCCGTTCGCCGCCATCGCTTTCTGCGGCGCCGTCTATTTCCGGGACAAGCGGCTCTGGTTCCTGCCCTTTGCCGGTCTCTGCCTGACCGATCTCTACATCAATTGGTTCTATGCCCGGGAATACGGCTACCACCTGGAGTGGACCGGCTATGTCGGCCGCATCGTCTGCTACACTCTCGGCCTCGGCCTGGGCGCGTGGGTCTCGAGCCGCAAGTCCTGGCTCTGGCTGCTGAACGGTTCGCTGCTCGGCGCCGTGCTGTTCTATCTCATCACCAACACGCTCTCGTGGTCGACCGATGCCTTCTACGCCAAGACCCTCGCCGGCTGGTGGCAGGCGCTGACGATCGGTCACCCGGAATACCCGCCGACGATCTTTTTCTTCAAGAACACCCTGTTCGGCGACCTGATGTTCACCGGCCTCTTCTCCGGCGTCATGGAGTGGATCGCCCACACCGCAAAGGAGCCCAACCTGATCGATGGCGAGGACGGGGAGAAGGAAAAGGAGGACGAGGGCGAGCCGGCCGAGGTGAAGGCGAAGGATTGAGGTGGAGCGCGACCTCCGGGCGCGCTTTGAAAAACCCGCCCGGAGGTCGGGTTCCACCTACCGGAGGTCCGCCTACTTCGACTTCATCACCCACACGCCTTCCCACTTGTCCGCGGGCGGGTGCACTTTGAGGTATTCACAGCGCTCGATGTAGGTCGCGCTGAGCTTGTCGCCGGGGTGCAGTGCGAGCGCTTCCTGGAACTGCTTGATCGCCCGGTCGAACTCGCCCTTGCGGTAGTAGCCGAGCGCGCCACGGAACAGGCCGATGACCTCCGGCATGTGCGGGAACGTCTCCTCGGTGTGGAAATCCAGCACCTCGTAGACGCCGATGGGCTCGGTCTTGCCCTTGACGATGACCCGGTCGATGTCGCGCATGCGGTAGGTGCCCTTGAGCTTCCGGTAGGTGAACTCGGAGCAGAGGATCTGCGCGGAATATTCCTTGCACGCGCTCTCGAGCCGCGAGGCGAGATTCACGCCGTCGCCGATGACCGTGTAATCCATGCGCTTCGGCGAGCCGATGTTGCCGGAGATCACGTGGTCGGTGTTGAGGCCGACGCCCATCTGGATGGGCTTCTGGCCGCGGGCCTGGCGCCGCTGGTTCAGCGAGCGCAGTTCCGTGATCATCTTGATGGCCGCGCGCATCGCCCGGTCGGGATCGTCCCCATGCGCCACCGGGATGCCGAACTCGGCCATCATCGCGTCACCGATGAACTTGTCGAGCATGCCGCCCTCGTCGGTGATGCACTGCACCATCAGCGTGAAATATTCGTTGAGCAGCGCGACCGTGCCTTGCGCCCCAAGCTCCTCGGTGAGCGTGGTGAACGCGCGGATGTCGGAAAAGAGCATCGTGGCCTCGACGCTCGCCCCGCCGAGCGCCTCGCCGCCCGCGGCGAGCAGCTGGTCGGCCAGGCCCGGGTCCATGTAGCGCGCCATGGTGGACTTCATGCGCTTCTCGGAGGAGATGTCCTCGAGCATGAGCATCGAGCCGAGGCGCTTGCCCTTGAGGCTGATGAGCGGCTGGAGCGTGAGGTTGACGTTGAGTTTCTCCCCGCGCACCTCGATGGCCGCGTCCATCAGCGTGTCGGCCTTCGCGCCGCTGGCGTCGAGGGCCTTCAGGCGGTCGAGCACCCAGGCGTTGGGGCCGGTGAGGAACTCGGCGGCGGGTTTGCCGATCACGTCGGCCTCGCGCACCTTGAAGATGCGGAAACCGGCGGCGTTGCAGGTGTGGATGCGGCCGTCCTCGCCCAGCGTGATGACGCCGCTCGACATGCTCTCGAGCACGGACTGGTTGTAGTTCCGCATGTTCTGCACGTCGTCGAAGAGCTTGGCGTTCTCGAGGGCGATGGAGACCTGGGCGGTGAAGGCCTTGAGGCGCGCCTCGTCCTCCGCGGTGAAGGGGCCGCCGCGCTTGTTGAGGGCCTGGGTGACGCCGATGCACTTGCCGTTCTTGTTCACCACCGGCACGCAGAGGATGGAGCGGGTGAAATAGCCGGTCTTCTTGTCGAACGCCGGGTTGAAGCGCAGGTCGGCGTAGGCGTGCGGGATGTTGATGGTCTTGCCCGACTGGAACACGGCGCCGGCGATGCCCGCGGTGTTCGGCAGCTTGATCTGCACGGCGTTGAGGCCCTCGCCCACCTCGGACCAGAGTTCGTCGGTCTTCTCGTTGTTGAGGAAAAGCGTGGAACGGTCGGCCTTCAGCATGCGGGTGGCCTCGCTCATCACGCGGCGCAGCAGCACGGACAGGTCGAGCGAGCTGGTGATGTCGGCCACGAGGTCGAGAAACTCCATCTCCTGCTGACGGGTCTTTTTCATCCCCTCGATGAACTGCGAGCTCTGCAGCGCGACGGAGGCCTGCGAGGCCATCGCCTCGAGCAGGTCGAGATCCTCGGGGGTGAAGCGGCCCTCGCGCTTGTTCAGGGTCTGGACGACGCCGATGATCTCGCCGCGGGCGGTTTTGATCGGCGCGCAGAGGATGGACTGGGTGACGAAGCCGGTCTTGCGGTCGATCTCGTCGTTGAAGCGCTTGTCCTTGTAGGGATCGTGGATGATCAACCCCTCGCCGCTCTGGAAGACGGAGCCGGCGACGCCGGAGTTGTTCAGCAGGCGGATCTCGCGGTTGAAGGTGCCCTGGGCGGTGCGCGAGAAGAGTTCGTTCGTGGCGGCGTCGTTGAGGAACAGGGTGCCGCGCTCGGCGTTGGTCTCGTTGGCGATGATCTCGACCAGCGTGGCGAGCAGGTCGTCGAGGCTGTCGATGACGGCGACGCGCTGCGACAGCTTGATGAGCATTTCCGTCCGGCGCAGCCGGCCGCGGAGGGCGGAGATGCTTTCGCGGGGCGCCGTGGGCGCGCGCGACCCGGTGGCCTTGGCGGCGGCCTTGGCTTTAACGGTCATGGTGCTTCTCCAATTGTTCACGCAGTCCGGCGACGGTGCCGCGGAGCTGGCGCAGCTCGTCCTGGTGGGCCCGCGCCTGTTTCTCGAGGTGGTCGGTGTTTTCCTGGCGCAGCCGCTCCAGTTCGTCGCGCAGAAGCTGGATGGTGCCGTGCAGCTGCCGGGCTTCGTCATGGCCGGCGGCGACGGCGGCTTGGACGGCTTCCTGCTTGGCTACTTCCAGTGCCTGCAATTCGTCGCGCAGGGAAGCCGCGGTGGTGCGCAGCTGGCGGGCCTCGTCCTGGGCGTTGGTCACGGCGGCCTGCACGGTGTCGGCCCGCGAGGCCTGCACGTGCTCCAGCTCCGTGCGCAGCGCCTGGATGGTGTCGCGCAACTGCCGGAGCTCACGCTGCGCGAGCAGCATGGCGGCCTGGTCCTCGGTCTCGAGGCCCTTCAGCGGGTTGAGCAGCGCCTTTTCCACAGGCGGCCAGTTTCCGCCCCGGCGGGCGGGCGGCAAGCCGAGAATGAGCGGAGCATCCCCTGGTAGGGCGAGTCGTCCCCGACGAGCCGCGGCTCATCCAGAGGATTCGCCCTACCGGGCAAGGCCTCAGAGCAGGTCGGCGGCGAGTTCGGCGAGCTTGGAGCGCTCGCCCTTCGTCAGCTTCACGTGCGCGGCGAGGGCCAGGCCCTTCATGCGGTTGTGGCAGTAGACGAGGCCGTTGCTGCGTGAGTCCACGTAGGGATTGTCGATCTGCGCCGGGTCGCCGATGAGCACGAGCTTGGAGCTCTCGGAGATGCGGGTGATGACCGTCTTCACCTCGTGGGGCGTGAGCTGCTGCGCCTCGTCGAGGATGAAGAAGCGCCGGGCGATCGAGCGGCCGCGGATGAAGCACAAGGCCTCGATCTCGACCACGCCGCTGCTGATGAGGCGTTCGTAGGGTTTCACCAGCGGCGCGCCGCTGTGGTGGTGGCCGCCATGGGAAGGCTGGGGCGTGGACATCATGGCCATGGCGTCGTCGCGCTTCTTCTTTTTCTTGCCGGAGATCTTCTTGGCCGCGAACTGGGGCTCCTTCTGGGGCTTCGCGGGCATGAGCACTTCGAGCGCGTCATGGTAGGGCTGCAGCCAGGGCTTCATTTTCTCCTCGAGCGTGCCGGGAAGGAAGCCGATGTCCTTGCCGAGCGCGATGACCGGGCGGGAGATGGACAGGCCGTCGTAGCGCGAACTCTCGTCCGTGGTCTGGAAGAGCGCGCAGGCGGTGGAGAGGAGCGTCTTGCCGGTGCCGGCCTTGCCGAAGCACGTGACGAGCGAGATGCTGTCGTCCATCAGCGCGTCCACGAAGAACTGTTGTTCGAGATTGCGCGGCCGGATCGGGATGCCGCCGGGGGCCTTGACGAAATCGGGCAGGTGCAGGCGGCGCACGACGTTTTTCCCATAATACCGGCCGGGCATCGTCTTGCCCTCGGGCGTCATGAGCAGCACGTATTCGTTGAGGTAGAGCGGTGCGGCGACTTCCTCGGCCAGCTCGAACTCGCCCTCGGAACAGAAGCGCTGCATCTCGTAGACATCGAGCGAGACTGTCCGAT
Proteins encoded in this region:
- the def gene encoding peptide deformylase, with the translated sequence MVLKIVHFNEPILRKKGAKVTAFNAALAKLAADMVETMHAAEGIGLAAQQVGQAIQLCVIDLRPAEAEFAWEYDGARPPLEIFMPLALVNPEVTVVPKPETVYEEGCLSFPQIRGDVVRPDEITVKFQDPAGQAHVLRCTGLLSRCVQHEVDHLNGILYIDRMAKDVLAVIDPELKALKKQTREAAKK
- a CDS encoding PhoH family protein, which gives rise to MDTNVLLHDPQSIYKFEDNNLAIPVEVLEELDAIKSEQSTERGRNARRVHRILQELLPDSRSMHEGVKLPSGGTLSVIINRYLVENNWSSPAMQRLRAVLSDFTKKDNRIIASALFVQETNPPPTILVTKDVNVQLKARAVGLEAEDYLNDKVPEATADDDGYRTVSLDVYEMQRFCSEGEFELAEEVAAPLYLNEYVLLMTPEGKTMPGRYYGKNVVRRLHLPDFVKAPGGIPIRPRNLEQQFFVDALMDDSISLVTCFGKAGTGKTLLSTACALFQTTDESSRYDGLSISRPVIALGKDIGFLPGTLEEKMKPWLQPYHDALEVLMPAKPQKEPQFAAKKISGKKKKKRDDAMAMMSTPQPSHGGHHHSGAPLVKPYERLISSGVVEIEALCFIRGRSIARRFFILDEAQQLTPHEVKTVITRISESSKLVLIGDPAQIDNPYVDSRSNGLVYCHNRMKGLALAAHVKLTKGERSKLAELAADLL
- a CDS encoding DUF6580 family putative transport protein gives rise to the protein MRTAAIVLILLALGYRLLPTLDMTWANFPPFAAIAFCGAVYFRDKRLWFLPFAGLCLTDLYINWFYAREYGYHLEWTGYVGRIVCYTLGLGLGAWVSSRKSWLWLLNGSLLGAVLFYLITNTLSWSTDAFYAKTLAGWWQALTIGHPEYPPTIFFFKNTLFGDLMFTGLFSGVMEWIAHTAKEPNLIDGEDGEKEKEDEGEPAEVKAKD
- a CDS encoding cob(I)yrinic acid a,c-diamide adenosyltransferase translates to MTPRSIATRTGDDGTTSLLYGQRVPKDHPQIAAVGALDELNAALGFAKATRPAGGSPAELERIQQELVAFMGEVACAEANAARYDESKFAKIDAAALARIDAAVAAIEARSPKFDGWATPGANLHAAALDLARTAARRAERQLIGLPKQGRSVRPVLLQYLNRLSDLLWLMGREAEG
- a CDS encoding GAF domain-containing protein; translation: MTVKAKAAAKATGSRAPTAPRESISALRGRLRRTEMLIKLSQRVAVIDSLDDLLATLVEIIANETNAERGTLFLNDAATNELFSRTAQGTFNREIRLLNNSGVAGSVFQSGEGLIIHDPYKDKRFNDEIDRKTGFVTQSILCAPIKTARGEIIGVVQTLNKREGRFTPEDLDLLEAMASQASVALQSSQFIEGMKKTRQQEMEFLDLVADITSSLDLSVLLRRVMSEATRMLKADRSTLFLNNEKTDELWSEVGEGLNAVQIKLPNTAGIAGAVFQSGKTINIPHAYADLRFNPAFDKKTGYFTRSILCVPVVNKNGKCIGVTQALNKRGGPFTAEDEARLKAFTAQVSIALENAKLFDDVQNMRNYNQSVLESMSSGVITLGEDGRIHTCNAAGFRIFKVREADVIGKPAAEFLTGPNAWVLDRLKALDASGAKADTLMDAAIEVRGEKLNVNLTLQPLISLKGKRLGSMLMLEDISSEKRMKSTMARYMDPGLADQLLAAGGEALGGASVEATMLFSDIRAFTTLTEELGAQGTVALLNEYFTLMVQCITDEGGMLDKFIGDAMMAEFGIPVAHGDDPDRAMRAAIKMITELRSLNQRRQARGQKPIQMGVGLNTDHVISGNIGSPKRMDYTVIGDGVNLASRLESACKEYSAQILCSEFTYRKLKGTYRMRDIDRVIVKGKTEPIGVYEVLDFHTEETFPHMPEVIGLFRGALGYYRKGEFDRAIKQFQEALALHPGDKLSATYIERCEYLKVHPPADKWEGVWVMKSK